A genomic stretch from Triplophysa dalaica isolate WHDGS20190420 chromosome 4, ASM1584641v1, whole genome shotgun sequence includes:
- the LOC130419149 gene encoding disks large homolog 4 isoform X5, with product MFVSVWYAKKMGRRFINNVRKAKNQRHRIVGNSPPVVVNTDTLDGSPYVNGAEGEIEYEEITLERGNSGLGFSIAGGIDNPHVGDDPSIFITKIIPGGAAAQDGRLRVNDSILFVNDVDVREVTHSQAVEALKEAGAIVRLYVLRRKPIAEKVSEMKLIKGPKGLGFSIAGGVGNQHIPGDNSIYVTKIIEGGAAHKDGRLQIGDKILAVNNVCLEDVMHEDAVGALKNTAEVVYLRVAKPNNLYLTNNYNPPDLTSTYSPHMDSDLGHPNYLGSDYPQALTPTSPSRFSPVLHSIMGDDDLPRDPRRVVIHRGSTGLGFNIVGGEDGEGIFISFILAGGPADLSGELRKGDQILSVNGVDLRAATHEQAAAALKNAGQTVTIIAQYRPEEYSRFEAKIHDLREQLMNSSMGSGTTTLRSNPKRGLYIRSLFEYDKTADCGFLSQAVGFKFGDVLHVLDCGDEEWWQACRFSPQGEEEEVGFIPSKRRVERKEWSRLKSKERDRSRDSTLSQGREEAVRSYETVAQVEVHYARPIIILGPVKDRVNDDLLSEFPDKFGSCVPHTTRPKREYEVDGRDYHFVSSREQMEKDIQNHRFIEAGQYNSHLYGTSVQSVREVAEQQGKHCILDVSANAVRRLQAAQLHPIAIFVRPKSLENVLEINTRLTEEQARKGMDRAIKLEQDFLECFSAIVEGDSFEEVYHKVKTVIEEQSGPYIWIPTRERL from the exons GGAAACTCTCCACCCGTAGTGgtgaacacagacacactggATGGCTCACCTTAT GTAAATGGAGCAGAAGGGGAGATTGAATATGAAGAGATTACGTTGGAAAGG gggAATTCTGGTctgggcttcagtattgctggAGGGATTGATAACCCTCATGTAGGAGACGACCCCAGCATCTTCATCACCAAGATCATTCCAGGAGGTGCCGCCGCACAGGACGGCAGACTCAg aGTAAATGACAGCATTCTGTTTGTGAATGATGTTGATGTTCGGGAGGTGACACACAGTCAGGCCGTGGAGGCTCTCAAGGAAGCGGGGGCCATCGTCCGACTCTACGTCCTGCGCCGTAAACCCATCGCTGAGAAAGTCAGCGAAATGAAACTCATCAAAGGGCCAAAAG GTCTTGGTTTTAGTATAGCGGGTGGTGTAGGTAACCAGCACATCCCTGGAGACAACAGCATTTATGTCACAAAGATCATCGAGGGAGGGGCAGCGCATAAAGACGGACGACTACAGATCGGAGATAAAATACTTGCT GTGAATAATGTGTGTTTGGAGGATGTGATGCATGAAGATGCCGTGGGGGCGCTGAAGAACACGGCTGAGGTGGTCTACCTCAGAGTGGCTAAGCCAAACAACCTGTATCTCACCAACAACTATAACCCACCAGACCTCACAAGCA CGTATTCTCCGCACATGGACTCAGACCTTGGACATCCAAACTACTTGGGCTCGGATTACCCACAAGCCCTCACTCCCACCTCACCGAGCCGCTTCTCTCCTGTCCTGCACAGCATCATGGGAGATGATGACTTACCAAG GGATCCGAGGCGTGTTGTGATCCACAGAGGATCCACGGGTTTGGGCTTTAATATAGTCGGAGGAGAGGATGGTGAGGGAATCTTCATCTCTTTCATCCTGGCAGGAGGTCCTGCAGATCTGAGCGGTGAACTCCGCAAGGGAGATCAGATCCTGAGC gtgaaTGGTGTGGATCTGCGAGCAGCTACACACGAACAAGCGGCGGCTGCGTTAAAGAACGCAGGACAAACTGTGACCATCATCGCCCAGTACAGACCTGAAG AGTACAGTCGATTTGAAGCAAAGATTCATGACCTCAGAGAgcagttaatgaacagcagtaTGGGCTCAGGAACCACAACATTACGCAGTAACCCCAAAAGAGGACTTTACAtcag GTCTCTGTTTGAGTATGATAAGACAGCAGACTGTGGGTTTTTGAGTCAGGCCGTGGGCTTTAAGTTTGGAGATGTGCTTCACGTTCTGGATTGTGGTGATGAGGAGTGGTGGCAGGCCTGCAGATTCAGCCCACAgggggaggaggaggaggtCGGCTTCATCCCCAGCAAGAGGAG AGTTGAGAGGAAAGAGTGGTCACGTTTGAAGTCAAAAGAGAGG GACCGATCTCGAGACAGTACACTATCACAGG gacgagaagaggcagtACGGAGTTACGAGACAGTCGCACAAGTTGAAG TGCACTACGCGAGGCCCATCATTATTCTGGGCCCCGTGAAGGACCGAGTCAACGATGACCTGCTGTCTGAATTCCCAGACAAGTTTGGATCTTGTGTCCCTC ATACCACGAGACCGAAGCGTGAGTATGAGGTGGATGGGCGCGACTACCACTTTGTGTCGTCTCGAGAACAGATGGAGAAAGACATTCAGAACCATCGATTCATCGAGGCGGGCCAGTACAACAGTCACCTGTACGGCACCAGTGTTCAGAGCGTGCGAGAGGTGGCCGAACAG CAGGGGAAACACTGCATTCTGGATGTGTCCGCAAACGCTGTTCGTAGGCTACAGGCAGCACAGCTTCATCCAATCGCCATCTTCGTTCGTCCTAAATCACTGGAGAACGTCCT AGAGATCAACACCCGTCTGACTGAAGAACAGGCCAGGAAAGGAATGGACCGCGCTATTAAACTGGAGCAAGATTTCCTCGAGTGCTTTTCTG CCATCGTGGAGGGCGACAGTTTCGAGGAGGTTTATCACAAGGTTAAAACTGTGATCGAGGAGCAGTCAGGGCCTTATATCTGGATTCCCACCAGGGAGCGTCTGTGA